GTGGCTGCTCCTCAACTATGGAATTCACTGCCCTATGCGATCAGGAGTAGCCCGTCTGTAGCATCTTTTAAACAGACActcaagacatttttatttcagaaagcttttttataattttagataGTTTCTAGTTTTACGTTTTTAAGCGCTGATGAAAATAGTCTTATTGATATTGGCGCTAtataagttttattattattattattgcttctaGCCATTCATCTGTAATTTTGACAAGGATGGTTTCACAGGAATGGTTAGCTCTAAAACCCGATTGGCGGGGAAGCTGCGAGGAGAATGGGGAGGAGACGTGTTTGTGTCTTCGCAATTTTATTAGCCATCAATGTCTAGAGAATTTGTCAAAGCTTTTATTTATGTATGTAATGTAATCTAAGCGCCAAACAAAAACATGTATACGAATAATTTGTTTGATGCGAGATTGGTGATGTTCAAAAACTTCACTCCAATTTAACGGGGACTTTAAACTGAAGGACTTGGATAGGATGCGGAACCTTACTTTGGCTTCATACTTTAATATCTATTGCATGCTGGTACGTATGTTAGTTGACCTTGTTGTTAACAACAGTTCGAATagaatacaatacaatacaacggAATTCTATATTTACAATGTATTACTTATCGTTAAAACGCGAACTTGAAACCTAAAATTACCCTAAGAATTCTTCTAAAAATATAAATCTTACTCATACAATAGAATTCTATATTGACAATGTACTCGATACCTTACAActattattaatttcatcacaATTTCTCAAAGCCGTAACTATCCATTCAAAGCCTTAACTTGAGCGTTGAGTAAATGCTTTCGATGGCCCATGCAGATGAGCGCATTGCCTGAGAAGCTGCTTTGCATTTTTTCTCTGATTCACGAAATCATCCCACAGGTCGAATATTTTAGCTTGAAGAGATCTAAACTTTGCTTGCTGTATGCTTTTAAGCTTCTTTTCGGACACGAATCGGATTCGTAACGCTGTCAGGCGGGCCTCTTCATGAAGAAGACCGATCAAGAGGTAGAATGGCATATGCCATCTGCCTGAAGCACGACGGTGGACTCCATTGTGCCATCCTTCTACGTCGTTATTGCTCCTGATGGCCATCATGTAGACGCTCCAAGACGAGGGAGGCCAGGTGTTGCTGCTGATCCAGGTTTCTGAGACATAGTTGACAAACTCTTTCAGGGGATCAGTGGTGGCTTCAAGACGCAGCTGTTTAAACATCGGCTGGATGTTATCTTCGGGTAGAAATGGCAGCGCCATAAATTTACGGAGATAGAGGTATGTGCCCCGGTCGTGATTATACTGGTACTGGAGCCCGAGCTCTTGAACCTGTACAGAAGAAACAGAAAGTCATCATTATGTCAAGATTTTCACATTCTTTCTCAAACATTTGATACAAAGTTGTTTTGTACTCTAAAAACACACAAAAGCAAATAGAAGGGTCTCGCAAGTTTTGGCTTGTAACGAATTTATGTTCAGTGTCATATCCCCCcgaaagcaaagctttgaataTTTGTAGTAAATATTTATTCCCGAAAAACAATGGATTCGGCAACTTTGAGTGACGATTTTCTGCCTACCTTCCTCCAAAGAGCCTGTGTCCAGTGGAACACACATCTGTTAATCCTCACATCGGGAAAGAGCTGGTGAAGAACACTCCACATCGCCCGTTCAAAATCGATGGTTATCCGGCGGACCTCATGAGCAACAGGAAGCAACTCCAGGATAGACTTTAGGAcctaaaaaacaaattaaacaataaGCGACTTCttggatatttaacaattgagCATACtaatgatatatagtttgtcGAGGTTTCGTTGAAAACCATTCATGTAACCGTATTAGTTTACTTTGCAGTCAGTATATACGAAACAATTGAGATACTCTGATTATTATGTGTTACCTTACGATAGtccttctttttccttccaGACATTAGTACGAACACCAGTGGAACTTGCTTGGCGTGATCATCGGTGCGTACAAACGCGTTGATAGTAAATAGTTGCTGGAACGGACGCTTGACTAACTTGAATGTACCATCTATATACCAGCTCTTTGCCTTACTTAGGTGTTCCAATTGCTGGTCTCTTGCGAGGATGATGTGGCGGTTTCCATGTTTTTTAATGTCCGCCTTCAAGAAACCGTCTGTGATATGATCTTGGTGAAGATCAAAATCCAAATCGAGGGGATCTTTTGGTCTCGTACATTGTCGTATTCTGTTGGCAAGCGACCATAAATCCTTGAAACAATTTCctattgaaatggaaaaaaatctcaccttctTCCGGAAGTGCCGCGCAAGCGTCCGTAATTAGCTTTTATTGTGTTGTATCAGTACATGTAATCAATAATCGCAATGTGTTTGGCTAAGTGAAGTGTAATCACTTAAGATTTTGATAGCTTTGCAACTGCCTACTGTCAGTGGGTTTTGTTCAAGACCCTATCACTGTCCACATGGATAGTTTTGTGTTACACGTGAATGTTTTGTGTTACAGGTGAGCTATCAATGAGTTCGCAAAGCAATAGTGAACGTTACACGTGCGTTTAAATTAGAAAGTTTCCAAAAGAAGCATTTATTTCTGTAGGTGAATCGACTTTACTTGTGTAGGCGAATCGACTTCAGTGTAGACGAATCGGCctgtaggcgaaacgaccgacATTTGTTAAGTATGCTGCAGTTTATTACTTTTGCAGAGACTTGAAGCAACTGCAGGAGCgattaattttaacaaagggGAGCTGATTCCACATATCAAACTTCgcctattgttatggtttgaattttttagaacaatagcgctattgttgggTGCCCTCAGGGATTTGATTGTCGGCTATTCAAAATCGAGCTCGGCAAGCGTCGAGTGTATGCGAGAAATTTTCAGTCGAGCAAATTTTCACCCAAGGGTAGTATCCTTGGGCATTAATGTATCCTCCAAAGTGGGAGACGACGGACGGCGCacgggggaggggaaggaactGTGTCGCCCAACCGAAAAGACGCACCGCCATTACAGTCAAGACTTTTCCACGTCGATTTCTTCCGTTTACACTGACGTgttgaatttgggaattttgctgctagacatctttactaaaagaaagaataaagtcGCTTcgcagatttttaaaatttgctttctggTAAACTTTGTCTTCAAAACATAGTTTGAAGTCAAGTGAGTTAAGATCATctcagttatgaacacaatttaagcaattgcgtatggaagcctgaaaaagtcaggactttttcaggcttctctacgcaattgctcaaattgtgttcataactgcgatgatcttagctcacttgatttcaaaatccgcagttcaatatatgaaacatttcatatatcatttcacatagtttgaagtgtttgttttttttatcttttcagtgcttgttcttcacttttattcgtACACGCGGTATCGTAACGtcttaactgatcaacaatTACAAAGAGTCAATTTATTACATTCGAGTTAATAAATTGCCTTCGGTTAAATCGGAGCAAGGAAATAAATGGCAACAGAATTTAGTTCAAAGCGCCCAGAAAGGTGTGATTATATCACACCTTTAGCATGACGCGCGGTGAAAAAAGATGCGGCgaacacaactgaaaaaaaaagttactaaaaagaagaaagcgttgactgAAGTGTTTTAGTTGTAAGTGTTCTTAGAACTTGaattaatctttaaaaaagacaaaaacaacaactggAACAGATCTGTCGTACtagatatttttttcattgtttccttAATAGGTGCCTTCGAATCTTAGCCATTGTGATCAATTCATTAATCAACTAGGTCGCTGCTATATAATACATCCAACTTTATTCATACAGTTACTCTTAAAAACACATGATTGAGGTATTGTCTATGAAAATGAGTAAGTTCTATGAAGTTTCCAAAGTATTAGGTAGAAGAACTGATACCGATGGCCGAGTTCAATATCTCGTTCGTTGGGCTGGTTACGGCAAAGCCTACGACAGCTGGGTCGATGAAGAAGTCCGGGTGTGTCAGTGACGTGAAACTAATctgaatacctttttcttgagACACGCTTCTATACTAACTATGAATTTACTTTAGCATTCAAATGCTTAATAGACCAATCACGataaaacaagagaagaatGACAGTAATCAAGCGGTGCGTATTTTCAAAGACAATCGATGTTATAGTTCACTaaggaatagttttcttatttaactaaAAACAGTCCGCCCTGCTAATAAGCACAGATGAAACACGTGAaggatgtttgtttgttttttcttttcctaatgctgagtaagtcgaggaatgacttttaaatttgtgccacaattgcataacgaattttaagtaaagggtgcaaatttaaattctattgaaaGAGTCGCGGAACATGTGAACTTAGGAAAGCGCgaaagtaagtgattttgaatgtttcagaaGTAGCGGAATGAGTTTCTGACTGCTTCGTTAGTGCGTGAAAAaagtgagtgaatgaaaattgttggtttgcccaaaagtgcgcgagtttgaaatttcgaaaacgccggcggattaaatttttttcttttttagtcaggaatgagttttagaacCAGTCTATCACCCGTCAATCTGTAGCGGTTGTTTCGAAGTGACAAGCATTTTGAACCATCCCTCCCTTCGAAAAAATGCGCTCGAACAAATCTTCTCCTCTTTGACCCGGTAGGTTGTCATTGTCTCTGACAACAATTCCACTTACCCCTCCACCAGAGAGAATTGTATTTGTTGTTTCGCTAATCAACGAAAATTTTGAATCTCGCTCTCGGCTGATCAGCTAAGCGTCGGCTCTAtcaaacctttgttttcctaacaaaagAGCCGGTTGTCGCcgaacaatagaaatgaccatagaaggagcgtttagccagcttattgttaagacaaattcaaacccaAAGTTCAACATCAAGTCCAGTTGCAACATTTAAAGGAAGTGATTTGATGATTTCTAAGACTTCACGTTCTGAAATTGTGGGTATACCGAAATCAGCTAAGTTGCCAGCTTTTTTGCGATTTACGAAATCCACCAAACTGGTTAGATTGGGTTCTGCAGTGATGGTGTTATCAATGATGTTATCAGCAACAGagataaaatgcttattgaatATGTTGGATATTTCTTCTTGGGTAGAATAGCTGGTTCTGTCTTTGGTTGGAGAGTTTATTCGACTCATCTGTTTCGCTTTGATAGGAAAAATGCTCTTCAAGGTCTTCCATAGGACTCTGGAGTTCAATTTGCTGTTGTCTACTTCATTAAAAACCgcttcttttttggctttttcaaTAAGTCTTACTACTTTGTTTCTAGCAGTATTAAAAGACATCCTTTGGATTCGCCCCTTTTCGAGCTCTTTCTTGAGCCGATCGCGCTCTTTGATCGCTGTGAGAATTTCATCTGAAAGCCACGATGGTTTCTTCATAGATTTAACTCTGACTGATTTAAGTGGAGCGTGTCGATCCACCACATCGAGTACAAGGGCTTCCCAAGTTGACAACATTTCGTCTGGGTCATTGTCAAAGGTGTCAAGGACGGTCCAAGGTACCTCGTTTAAATCTTTAATGAGGCTGTTAACATTCAATTTCTTTAAAGGGCGGTGTGTGACAGTAAAGTGTGCATTCTTGgtagatttcaaatttgcattttgtttgcGAACCAAAGTAGTAGGGTTGTGATCGCTGAGCCCAAAAGCTGGTGATGTTAtacttaaggtgattcctcagtattgcactgcacatcctgtactgcgcataataacacgcaacaaaatataatggcggctttccttgtcGGAAAGCTCGCACgggagaaaaatgggcgtttcgaaaggcatgcTTTGGGAAAataggtggaaatttgtggcaaagaaggaaaagacagctgagcgaaagttttgaaatcgatGAAAGTGCAAAAagatcctttctttctcgaacatggcggaatattctcaatcaaggggaaacctcaacaggtgcgatggtcctttcctcttaaacgagcatggtgacctatatttttcattacataaaaatattgtacatattatcctcctaaatttagaaaaaaaaataagaaaatttgtcggaaggaaaaagagatatagccgaaagcgtgcgcaaaaccgttactccaacatgcaaattatgaccacgaaaacaacaactctacgaacgctttacgtccacgttgttttaaattgtgtgatttgtccccaagTTTTTTCCCAAGTATTACTTTAACAAAGTATGTTTCGAggtactgcaaaatttaacgtgaactgatgaataatgcgcgtgattagcacgagaacaagcataaatggggtaagattggcccatcatatctcttaagcgagaatggtgacctatcatttttattgtttttttcgaaacaatgcttggtggagaacattcagggaaagtttcaaaacaattcatcgggaacttttttttctgaggaatcaccttaagacGTGTTCAGGATGAGAGCAGTAACGGTGATCAATAAGAGTACTAGAGTTTTCAGTGATGCGGGTTGGAGTCTTAACCAATTGCTGAAAACCTTGATAATCCGTTAAATGAAGTATTTGCTTTGATTCGCTTGTGGATTTCTTGATTAGGTCAACGTTAAAATCACCAACGATGTGAACTTCTTTGTTTTCAGCAGCAATAATGTCCACAATATTTGCGAGGCTATCGAAGAAAGAGACAGTAGAGTCAGGGGGACGATAGAGACAAGATGAATTGCTTAAATACTATACTGATTTGTTCAATTTGCTCTGATTCTAAGTCACTCCTTCTCTCAGtagaaagaaacaataattCCACCACCTTGAGCTGTTTTTCGATCTCTACGAAAGAGATTGTATCCCGTGATGACAAGTTCATTATCTGTCCAGGAATTATCTAACCAGGTCTCCGTGATGTCGATAGATTTCTTATGCATCAACAGTCTGATCTGGTCTAAGTTGTTTGTGATTGATCTTGTATTAAGCTCTACAATCTTCAGTCCTTTTTTTGGCAGACTAAACACAGTGATTGGATCGAAATCATCGTCCATTGTTGTACTCGTTTGGGAGTCATTTGTAGTGTTTCCAAAGTAGCAATGAGCAGCGTGATTTCCAGTTAGGGGCTGTAGTGGCAGTTCCAAATGGTAGATGATTGGATTAAATGTCGCAATAGAAGTAGGAGTAAAAGCAACTGTCCTTCGAAgatactttatttcaaaatcaatttcACTTCCAACAGAGTGCAATATCAAAGTGGAAAATGCACTTTTCAACTGGAAAATGAGAATGTTTTCTTCGCTCTGAGAACTGTTTCCAGCCTTGACCAATGAGGAGGCATGAAATCGCATTAGATTTCATACTAGAAACAGTTCTCAGTATCCACCAATGAACGCGGgtgaattttcaatttaaaacgGCATGTCTGGTAAGCATCTGTCATGAATCAACGATAAGCATTTATTTTCCAATGTTTGCTTGTCATCATGAATTAGCCAAACATGACTGCATTTAAACAATGGTCTTTTATCAAGTGATGCCGAGTGGAAATTTGTCGAATTTCGGCCATTTCCACGAGCGGTCTTAATGTGATTCTTTAACTATGCTTATCAATAGAAAATGTGCAATAGCTATATCAAATTGAAAATGTGTCAAATTCCACATAATTACGTGGAAGTCACTCATTTTTACAACATAAAATCCTGCTTTTTCATTCTACTTTTCCATAGAGTTGAAAGTAAACAGCAACTTACCAAGAGTCGTTGTCCAAATGATCGTTGGTTAACTTTCCTTAGTCGATAAATCAAGTAAGCGAGTTCTCCTTTTTCCTGAGATTCGCACCAAAAGTTTAACTCAATCGTTTTAGCACTGGCCCATGACGATCTGTGCGATGATTTTCTAGCTGGGCAGGTCCGATGATATCTTGTCTTTTTTGAGCAACTTAAAATTCTGCCACTGTGCAGTCATTTCGTTCTTCTTTTCAACTTCAAGCTCCTTCTACTCACATGGACACTGAGCGCGCGCTCATCCCGCCACTTTTTAACTATGTCACGTAATTATGAAAGGTCGCCGGCGATCGATTTACCTCAACCTATTTTTAGAATTACGAACTGTTCTCTTTTTCTGCCAATGAACAGTCATTTTATCGCTCGTGTACTCTCGCCAAAgaacttgacaattttttcttttttcttttaccgGAAGGGTGATCAATATGAATTCTTCAAAAACGAGGAAATACATTTTCGGATTTTTCTGAATGCTACGAAATCAAACAAGACGAACGTTTTCGAGGTTTCATGTCTACAAGTTTATGAACGCTTTCGTGATACTCAAAGCATAGACTTTGCGCCATTACATCACAGATCTCCGATCAGTGTGAGAAGAAAGCCGAAAATCCATTGtcattgctttttgtttttgttttttttttatcttgctgGCTTTTCAATCTGCCATGGTTAGGAACATCAACTATGATTCCGCAAAATATGATTTATGTCGTGCCGCTGCACAAGAATGAATTTCTGTTTCGACGCATCGAGAATTGTTCTCGATTTCAGCTAATTACCGTCTTGTCCGTCTGAGAACTATTCGCCGAACCGTCCATTGGCTATCTTCCCCCTGAAATGAAAGAGGCTTTGAGTATTCATTGAGCCAACCTTAGCGGTTGGAGTCACGTGTGCGATCGAATACATCacgaaataaaatatttaatatcccTGGAATTTCATTTGCTTGCTAGTGCTGGAACACAATTCATTCCATTTGTCCAACAAATTTTGCAGGGATAGAAACGACATTGAATACAATCACCCAATTTGTCTTTCATCGACTATCCTATATTAAAAATCCGAGAAGTGTTATCGGTCTTTGCCAATCACAGTCAGCCCTTTAGAATGAGAGCGTTTGTCACGGAAAGTGAAAACAACCTCATAGAATGAACTCTGCGAAATGAGACATTCGGTAGTTATGTTCTTTCTGTGCACCTTTTGCATTATCTACgtccaggagggagggggcgtctctagggtaaacattggtcgactcatcactaccagtgtgacgtcacgtcacacatctatgttttttcaaaatggcgggcaattttcttgttcgttattcttgcaaaagatgacaattttccggagatctggaaagttgttttgccgtgctggaatgacaaagcatttgaaaaataggaaagaataatttgcgataatttttggtgggataaaagtttcgaaaaccagatatgacgaataataaagcggcagagtttgtgcggttgttatcggtttcgtgaaactcacgaggtgatgcggcaacgtcctgatcccatgataggaggtttggtttatgacacattgagcttagtgtgtgccgagtttcagatcgcaagtgtgggcggttcgtctcatcaatccctctgaagtcaatgcaacgtatgaaagcgtggaaaggaactttaaggctacgagcttacaacgagtcattgctgcaacagattggtaatagtgatcatcagtggtagtttttggaatttgccgtcttacctctaataacagcagacctaatatgtatgttttgtgtatgaataaccgtcagtgatcattattttcttaaatggaacttcagtctgcaactgtacccaacttataattatacacagaggtccatgatatgtgccagctatacatactgttagactgagatttagagggttaactttgcatgatctagattaggtcttcagtccaatgcaatattcctttataacttgctgatcaggggtgccacagatttgatggcagctcttgtgaaaaagtaaataattattttaaaaaaatcttgatttgaaactccttcccctccaaaaaaaagaacaaatgcatattatataaagctgtatatgttatcattgtattattacaaacaatttactaattattatcctaatagttattgttttatttaactgatactggtctttgcaaaagttaatcctaaattttcaggaagaattgtttccctggggccagttgttcaaacagtggataacgctatccaccggataaatcactatccattggatattgcaattggtttcgctattacttatccagtggatagcgatttatccggtggatagcgctatccatcgtttgaacaactggggcctgggctttaaagtgaaaaaatcaatatcaagctttgtataagaaccatttagggacaactagtgaggaattacacagcatggtatggatggtataccttccttgtgggtcacccagagacaatggttgccttcagtggtataggcatttccactttcaagatcacatgagataattattattggttcttgaaatccatttttcaaaatgaaacttcttacttgttcaagatgatcattactatagcccatttttggtgtgagtgatctgtcaaattccctatattcctgaagatcatgtgttttttatcataattttgaaaatcatgtgagtaatcaaatgaatcagaaatataagatttggcctgcattacttgtttttcactttctgtcggttcaccaagtgtcacccaagaacatattactatcaataattaaaggctgaaatgttttgtcgaaatcatgatcactctcactactgtcatgtgctggagtcaagcttttaatcaattctttaaaggatttactttttgattccttgaaaacaaagctttcaccagttttgccaaagttaatgtcatctgtgtcataatttagttctgttttcccaactttttgttttttgctgggtacctcgctagtgtgtattaggtgtaaaatcaattcacttgaaggttttcatttcttcaaggtattctccatctgtgtttttctgtgtttttattaaattgatcatagcaccatctattaaagttataggtagacatgtggcttgctcatgttttctggagtgttccctctctttagcctcagtataagtttcagtgttacaatctgattcaaaggttatacgtactgtcattgtactgttgcagcaattttgaaagttttgaagggccacggaaaattaatgaaatcactgcaaagacaataaacaagcagaatagccattacaacctccacgatataatgattgtgaggacttaaaggccaagctatatcaaaatataagtcatatagcaaaaagcccatttaataccaaatatatacataatcccatatttttatttgtcatgttttcttcttactataattattaaactaaataatgtacttcttatatcctctctcacttaatacttttccttcttaatattatttaaattactccttctttttaaactaaatgttCACtgtatactttttcacttaattaattttttgttttgtattttttgctttgttttttgtgtttttcttatgcttttaaattacactaaattaattgataaatttaaacaaaaaagaaaaatctctttttgaaaaccaagcccattcatatactaacaataagcaacaacaatttccagacaaaatttattcacaaagagccacaagtcaatatagggaaaaaaggcaataaacagtaaaattgtcaacaacagatgacttataggcagcaaggcaagcaaattattttgaccgacagagggacaaaccaacaaactctaagcacaagcagtcaacagacaaggaaggaaaattttaaaCGGTAGGAacgtaaaagccaggaaaatttaccccaaacagtcaagaagacaacgcaatttacagcactgcactgacaaaaatgaattcaaaaaagccaaaaaatttaggcacaaacagacaactaacaaacaaaatgtaaatgcacaacaaaatttaaaacacagacaataaaaaaattgcaataaaattttgcggcaagcagtcgaagacggcagaaaatgtaaacggagaccctgtaggagtctcaccaaaccatgaaaatcgaaacgcaaatgattcaaaacagtatcttcacctctaaaaggattgatgagcaaaatggctcactacatcaacacaaatcaacttttgttgtaatcgactattatcaaggatttaaacctccttttttgaggctgattttgcgagaatttaaaggaaaaaaccgcggtcgatttgggtggactacactcgaagcggatttcaataaaatttacgacaaacccgcgtacgaaacaaaaaaatgctgttacagacacacaatatatacaataaagcgtacacacctactacaaattactaaataaccagtcaataaaagccagtatttgtcctttctttgttctacatcaatggcttcttcacgctaaactaaccaagccaagctaagctttgacctgttgctatgtgacgtcacactggtagtgatgagttgaccgtgggcgaataggggaaaacaatagagacgctccctccctcctgtcTACGTCTTTTTCAGATCCAACGAGATTTGCATGAGCCATGAAAACGTACATTTCCGGCTCCAGATAAGTGTTTTCCGGTCGTAGCTGAAGAAGGGACCTATTGTTAATGTGAGAACTGTTCTCACGTCTTGCCAATAGTTGTGAGCGTACATCTATGGGCAACTGAAAAGGAATGATTTAGATTTCATTGCCGTTTAATTCAAACATAACGAGAGCAACGCGTCCATGAAATCAACTTGGCGGTCGCATTCTTTCCGTTAACACCCTGGAGGCTGATTATTCTCGCTGTTCTTATTTACGACAGTGACTTCTCGACATTGAATTTCCATGCAGCCGAGCTTCTAGACCTGTTTTAACATTTCAATAGCTGTTCCCGAATTCTTGTTTATCCGAGAACTGTTCGCGAGATCAGCCATTACGGCTACAGTCAGCCCCTTATGATGAAAACATTTTCTCggaaagtgaaaacaaactctGCGAAGTGCAACGTGCTATTTTACATTCTTTCGAAGTTACACTTTTCTCTGTATCTACACTTTCTTTTTATCCGAGAAGATTTTGCATGAGGCACGAAATAGTACTTCTGATATGAGTTTCCGGTCAGAGCTAATAGAGACGCTTATTGTTATGCGAGAACTGTTCTCACTTCTTGCCAATAGTTGTCAGACTACATCATTCTATGTACAACAGATAAGGAATGATGTAGCCTTTGTTGCCGTTTAGTGGATAACGGAGGAAACGTGTTAACACTGAATCAACTTGGCAGACACATGTCTTCCCGTGTAAACCCAGAAAGTTAACAATTCCCTCCCGTTCTTATTTCTGAAAGCGTCGCCGCGAAACTGAACTATAAGAAAAAGATTTCCGTGCCCCTCGTGCTT
This window of the Acropora muricata isolate sample 2 chromosome 14, ASM3666990v1, whole genome shotgun sequence genome carries:
- the LOC136897961 gene encoding uncharacterized protein; this translates as MLSTWEALVLDVVDRHAPLKSVRVKSMKKPSWLSDEILTAIKERDRLKKELEKGRIQRMSFNTARNKVVRLIEKAKKEAVFNEVDNSKLNSRVLWKTLKSIFPIKAKQMSRINSPTKDRTSYSTQEEISNIFNKHFISVADNIIDNTITAEPNLTSLVDFVNRKKAGNLADFGNCFKDLWSLANRIRQCTRPKDPLDLDFDLHQDHITDGFLKADIKKHGNRHIILARDQQLEHLSKAKSWYIDGTFKLVKRPFQQLFTINAFVRTDDHAKQVPLVFVLMSGRKKKDYRKVLKSILELLPVAHEVRRITIDFERAMWSVLHQLFPDVRINRCVFHWTQALWRKVQELGLQYQYNHDRGTYLYLRKFMALPFLPEDNIQPMFKQLRLEATTDPLKEFVNYVSETWISSNTWPPSSWSVYMMAIRSNNDVEGWHNGVHRRASGRWHMPFYLLIGLLHEEARLTALRIRFVSEKKLKSIQQAKFRSLQAKIFDLWDDFVNQRKNAKQLLRQCAHLHGPSKAFTQRSS